Proteins encoded together in one Candidatus Sulfotelmatobacter sp. window:
- a CDS encoding 6-pyruvoyl-tetrahydropterin synthase-related protein yields MIGTAAFAVEIPFFFLGTPSGHDVEFHLYSWLEVLAQWKQGILYPRWAAQANFGYGEPRFLFYPPASWTLGAAITAVFPWIVASDIYIWIALVAAGMSMFMLVRQWLDPRNAIFAGVLYAVNPYHLVIVYWRSAFAELLASCLLPLLLMFALKLADENVRERRRAILPLGLGLVLAAAWLTNAPAAVMIHYSAALLLVYLSWRQRSVRPVVMGAAAVLIGACLASFYLVPAIYEQKWINIAQAVAVGFRPVDSFLFAHTPDAAHDAFNHLISWVAVWEIAIVFFAAWAAHGWREARSDVWNMLLVWAIGCSLLMFPVTVVLWKILPKMQFMQFPWRWLLCLSLIFSIFVTFGLRRWWWRAGVCAISLLVLALVWHREQAPWWDQSGDLYEMQDNLASGAGYEGTDEYTPAGAHPEDADKDARNVTVSGPAHGAIHVSRWSPESRMFTAEMSARDHLAVKLLAYPAWRVEVNGREVETSATDAGQMLVPVEAGMNRVQISFARTWDRTVGGWISILSALFVGVWVVRIRKSAGSKVNV; encoded by the coding sequence ATGATCGGGACAGCGGCATTTGCGGTAGAGATTCCCTTCTTCTTTCTGGGCACGCCGTCGGGGCACGACGTGGAGTTTCATCTCTACTCGTGGCTCGAAGTTCTCGCGCAATGGAAGCAGGGCATTTTGTATCCACGTTGGGCCGCGCAGGCGAACTTTGGGTATGGCGAGCCGCGATTCTTGTTCTATCCACCGGCATCATGGACGCTGGGAGCGGCGATCACGGCAGTCTTTCCCTGGATTGTGGCGTCCGATATTTACATCTGGATCGCGCTGGTGGCAGCGGGCATGTCGATGTTTATGCTGGTCCGACAATGGCTGGACCCACGCAATGCGATCTTCGCGGGTGTGCTTTATGCGGTGAATCCTTACCATCTGGTGATTGTTTACTGGCGCAGCGCGTTCGCCGAATTGCTGGCCAGTTGCCTGCTGCCGTTGTTGCTGATGTTTGCGCTGAAGTTGGCCGATGAAAATGTGCGCGAGAGGCGACGCGCGATTTTGCCGCTGGGGCTGGGGCTGGTGCTGGCGGCGGCGTGGCTGACGAATGCGCCGGCGGCGGTGATGATTCACTATTCGGCTGCCCTGCTGCTTGTTTACTTGTCATGGCGACAGCGTTCGGTTCGTCCCGTGGTGATGGGAGCGGCTGCGGTTTTGATTGGCGCGTGCCTGGCTTCCTTCTATCTGGTTCCGGCGATCTACGAACAGAAGTGGATCAATATCGCGCAGGCGGTTGCGGTGGGATTTCGACCAGTAGATAGCTTTTTGTTTGCTCATACGCCGGACGCCGCTCACGATGCATTCAACCATCTGATTTCGTGGGTGGCAGTGTGGGAAATTGCGATTGTGTTTTTCGCGGCATGGGCGGCACACGGTTGGCGGGAAGCAAGAAGCGATGTCTGGAACATGCTGCTGGTTTGGGCAATCGGGTGCAGCCTGCTTATGTTTCCGGTGACAGTCGTGCTGTGGAAAATTCTTCCTAAGATGCAATTCATGCAGTTTCCGTGGCGCTGGCTGTTGTGCCTGAGCCTGATCTTCTCCATTTTCGTAACCTTTGGATTGCGGCGCTGGTGGTGGCGCGCGGGGGTTTGCGCAATCTCGCTTCTAGTTCTTGCCCTGGTGTGGCACCGCGAGCAGGCACCGTGGTGGGACCAGTCTGGCGACCTTTACGAGATGCAGGACAACCTGGCGAGTGGTGCGGGATACGAAGGGACCGACGAGTACACACCCGCAGGGGCGCACCCTGAGGACGCCGATAAAGACGCGCGTAACGTTACCGTCAGTGGGCCGGCGCATGGGGCGATTCATGTCTCTCGCTGGAGCCCGGAATCGAGAATGTTTACAGCGGAGATGTCGGCGCGCGATCATTTGGCGGTGAAGTTGTTGGCTTATCCTGCGTGGCGGGTGGAGGTGAATGGGCGGGAGGTGGAAACATCTGCAACGGATGCGGGGCAGATGCTCGTTCCGGTCGAGGCGGGGATGAATCGCGTACAGATTAGTTTCGCGCGTACTTGGGATCGGACGGTGGGAGGATGGATTTCGATTCTCAGCGCGCTGTTTGTGGGAGTTTGGGTAGTAAGGATACGAAAGTCGGCGGGCTCGAAGGTTAACGTCTGA